In a single window of the Eleginops maclovinus isolate JMC-PN-2008 ecotype Puerto Natales chromosome 6, JC_Emac_rtc_rv5, whole genome shotgun sequence genome:
- the zfyve9a gene encoding zinc finger FYVE domain-containing protein 9 isoform X3: MENYFQAEAFNLDKVLDEFEQNEDETDNPILSDAKWTQILAPPAHLLSLNPALAHADLSPGESPLPFKTLPNSSSSTSPGGNPKRHPGLEPPSWVEERPADVHSPPLPQPNIGKLVGTDDLSPPPVTACTAVENGCPASPALGGLSTKIHSPSDRYPGDSDQEPHHEERANSASGGSSTVGHTHFTFEVGSETETKINPNVQLTTQNGEDVQQKARTAVSQDNGQEKQTANLNEESVESLLHREKDMRSDCKVEENGVSPPDRNGVEQKQRRCGPKGQTDQLLRIPSLPNGLEQESSNHSKPEETEEEQEEGFSPSPVPSKEDSITEEKEMEESKQESSDGAAVGSGSIQPKLNNRLQPVSVPFGGARPKQPVNLKLQIPQPLSGQVQNQLGQPATSRNKNQENQCRRGTPSEATPSGTEPSLVGVNGDGVVHSPAPMPSESPDNDLQAGQQGTLCRKPASSLGEVAPVWVPDSQAPVCMKCDVKFTFTKRRHHCRACGKVFCATCCSLKCRLTYMDRKEARVCVTCHSALTSAPPWETPATASNHSPNPNNPAEYCSTIPPLQQAQASGVLSSPPPTVMVPVGVLKPAGNEGTMTREQRRVWFADGLLPNGDASESPKPPTSSPAPSHSLAISTYSNKSSPPEHSEAAHTPVAPVGSPVGSSLSLIPEDGLPPILISTGVKGGTGGHITDYAVEERPSEIVLMQQLEEGGPDPLVFVLNANLLAMVKLVNYVNRKCWYVTTKGMHAVGQAEVVILLQCLPDEKTIPKDVFTHFVQLYQEALSGNVLSHLSHSFFTQSFLGSKEHGGFLYISPSFQSLQDLLLPNPPYLFGILIQKWETPWAKVFPIRLMLRLGAEYRFYPCPLFSVRFRKPLFGETGHTIMNLLADFRNYQYTLPVVKGLVVDMEVRKTSIKVPSNRYNELMKAMNKSNEHVLAMGACFNDRADSHLVCVQNDDGNYQTQAISIHHQPRKVTGACFFVFSGALKASSGFLAKTSIVEDGVMIQITAETMDSLRQALRDMKDFTITCGKADQEENQELVHIQWTEDDHNFNKGVISPIDGKSMESITSVKIFHGSEFKANGKVIRWTEVFFLQSEDQPSSLSDPADHSRLMENVARAFCVALCPHLKLLKEDGMAKLGLRVTLDSDQVGYLAGSNGQPLLPQYLSDLDSALIPVIHSGACQLSEGPVVMELVFYILEIIS, translated from the exons ATGGAGAATTATTTCCAGGCCGAGGCCTTCAACCTGGACAAGGTGCTGGACGAGTTTGAGCAGAACGAAG ATGAGACGGACAATCCCATTCTCTCGGACGCCAAGTGGACCCAGATCCTGGCCCCCCCGGCCCACCTGCTCTCTCTGAACCCTGCCCTGGCCCACGCAGACCTCAGCCCCGGGGAGAGTCCGCTGCCCTTCAAAACCCTCCCCAACTCCTCCTCCAGCACCTCCCCAGGGGGAAACCCCAAAAGACATCCAGGTCTAGAACCTCCATCCTGGGTAGAGGAGAGGCCGGCAGACGTCCACAGCCCTCCCCTCCCCCAGCCCAACATCGGCAAACTGGTGGGCACCGACGACCTCTCGCCGCCCCCGGTGACGGCCTGCACTGCTGTGGAGAATGGCTGCCCTGCAAGCCCAGCACTGGGTGGGCTCAGCACGAAGATACACTCTCCTTCAGACAGATACCCTGGGGATTCTGATCAGGAACCGCATCACGAGGAAAGAGCCAACTCAGCATCAGGAGGAAGCTCCACTGTCGGTCACACTCACTTCACGTTTGAGGTTGGATCAGAaacagaaactaaaataaatcccAATGTGCAACTAACAACACAAAATGGGGAAGATGTCCAACAGAAGGCCCGTACAGCTGTTTCACAGGACAATGGTCAGGAAAAACAGACTGCAAACCTTAATGAGGAGTCTGTAGAGAGTCTCCTGCATAGAGAAAAAGACATGCGGAGTGATTGTAAGGTGGAGGAGAATGGTGTTTCTCCTCCTGACAGGAACGGAGTGGAGCAGAAGCAGAGGAGATGTGGTCCAAAGGGACAGACAGACCAACTCCTCAGAATACCAAGCCTTCCCAATGGTTTGGAGCAGGAGAGCAGTAACCATTCCAAAccagaggagacagaggaggagcaggaggaggggttttctccctctcctgtccCCTCCAAAGAGGACTCCATCACTGAGGAGAAAGAAATGGAGGAAAGTAAGCAAGAGAGCAGTGATGGAGCAGCAGTGGGGTCCGGTAGCATCCAACCAAAACTCAACAATCGGCTGCAGCCGGTCAGTGTTCCCTTCGGAGGAGCGCGGCCAAAACAGCCGGTCAACCTCAAGCTCCAAATCCCACAGCCTCTGTCGGGCCAGGTCCAGAATCAGCTCGGCCAGCCCGCCACCAGCAGGAACAAAAACCAGGAGAACCAGTGTCGTAGAGGCACGCCCTCTGAAGCTACTCCCAGTGGGACTGAGCCCAGTTTAGTGGGGGTGAACGGAGATGGTGTTGTCCACTCTCCTGCCCCGATGCCCTCAGAGAGCCCGGACAATGACCTCCAGGCCGGCCAGCAGGGCACCCTGTGCCGGAAACCTGCCAGCTCCCTGGGTGAGGTGGCCCCTGTGTGGGTCCCCGACTCCCAGGCCCCTGTCTGTATGAAATGTGATGTCAAGTTCACCTTCACCAAGAGGAGGCACCACTGCAGGGCCTGCGGCAAG GTGTTCTGTGCGACGTGCTGCAGCCTGAAGTGCAGGCTCACGTACATGGACAGGAAGGAGGCTCGCGTCTGTGTCACCTGTCATTCTGCTCTGACCAGTG CTCCACCATGGGAGACGCCGGCCACTGCAAGCAACCACAGTCCGAACCCCAACAACCCAGCAGAGTACTGCTCCACCATCCCCCCCCTGCAGCAGGCCCAGGCCTCGGGGGTCCTCAGCTCCCCTCCGCCTACCGTCATGGTGCCTGTGGGAGTCCTGAAACCAGCCGGCAACGAGG GGACCATGACGCGGGAGCAAAGGAGGGTGTGGTTCGCTGATGGACTGCTACCTAACGGAGACGCATCAGAGTCCCCAAAACCTCCAACCTCCAGTCCGGCCCCCTCCCACTCCCTGGCCATCTCCACGTACTCAAACAAATCCTCCCCTCCTGAACACTCAGAG GCCGCTCACACCCCTGTTGCCCCAGTGGGCAGCCCTGTTGGCAGCTCGCTCAGCCTGATCCCGGAGGACGGGCTCCCTCCCATCCTCATCTCCACCGGAGTCAAAGGAGGTACGGGAGGCCACATCACAG ACTATGCAGTGGAGGAGAGGCCGTCAGAGATCGTCCTcatgcagcagctggaggagggagGCCCCGACCCCCTGGTCTTCGTGCTCAACGCTAACCTGCTCGCCATGGTCAAGCTAGTCAACT atgtaaacaggaagtgctggTACGTGACGACGAAGGGCATGCACGCAGTCGGCCAAGCTGAGGTGGTCATTCTGCTCCAGTGTCTACCGGACGAGAAGACGATCCCGAAAGATGTCTTCACACACTTTGTGCAGCTCTACCAGGAGGCCCTCAGTG GCAACGTGCTGAGCCACCTGAGTCACTCGTTCTTCACGCAGAGCTTCCTGGGCAGTAAGGAGCACGGCGGCTTCCTCTACATCAGCCCCTCCTTCCAGTCGCTGCAGGACCTGCTGCTGCCCAACCCGCCCTACCTCTTCGGCATCCTCATACAGAAGTGGGAGACGCCCTGGGCCAAGGTCTTCCCCATCCGCCTCATGCTGCGGCTGGGCGCAGAGTACCGAT tctATCCCTGTCCGCTGTTCAGTGTGCGCTTCAGAAAGCCGCTCTTCGGAGAGACCGGTCACACCATCATGAATCTGCTCGCA GACTTCCGGAACTACCAGTACACGCTGCCGGTGGTGAAGGGTCTGGTTGTGGACATGGAGGTGAGGAAGACGAGCATCAAGGTCCCCAGTAACCGTTACAATGAG CTGATGAAGGCCATGAATAAGTCCAACGAGCACGTGCTGGCCATGGGGGCGTGTTTCAACGACCGGGCCGACTCCCACCTGGTGTGTGTCCAGAACGATGATGGCAACTACCAAACGCAGGCCATCAGCATCCATCACCAGCCCCGCAAAG TTACTGGAGCCTGCTTCTTTGTGTTCAGCGGCGCTTTGAAAGCCTCGTCGGGCTTCTTAGCCAAAACCAGCATTGTGGAAG acGGTGTAATGATCCAGATCACAGCGGAGACAATGGACTCTCTACGGCAAGCCCTGAGGGACATGAAGGACTTCACCATCACCTGTGGGAAAGCGGACCAGGAGGAGAACCAGGAGCTGGTCCACATCCAGTGGACGGAGGACGACCACAACTTCAACAAGGg GGTCATCAGTCCGATCGACGGGAAGTCCATGGAGTCCATCACCAGCGTCAAGATCTTCCACGGCTCCGAGTTCAAAGCCAACGGAAAAGTCATCCGCTGGACAGAG gTGTTTTTCCTCCAGAGTGAAGACCAGCCCAGCAGTCTGAGCGACCCGGCCGACCACAGCCGACTGATGGAGAACGTGGCGAGAGCGTTCTGCGTGGCGCTGTGTCCccacctgaagctgctgaaggAGGACGGCATGGCCAAACTGGGCCTCAGGGTCACGCTGGACTCGGACCAG GTGGGCTACCTGGCAGGAAGTAACGGGCAGCCCCTCCTCCCTCAGTACCTGAGCGACCTGGACAGCGCTCTGATCCCCGTCATCCACAGCGGGGCCTGTCAGCTGAGCGAGGGCCCCGTCGTCATGGAGCTCGTCTTCTACATCCTGGAGATCATCTCCTAG
- the zfyve9a gene encoding zinc finger FYVE domain-containing protein 9 isoform X5, with the protein MENYFQAEAFNLDKVLDEFEQNEDETDNPILSDAKWTQILAPPAHLLSLNPALAHADLSPGESPLPFKTLPNSSSSTSPGGNPKRHPGLEPPSWVEERPADVHSPPLPQPNIGKLVGTDDLSPPPVTACTAVENGCPASPALGGLSTKIHSPSDRYPGDSDQEPHHEERANSASGGSSTVGHTHFTFEVGSETETKINPNVQLTTQNGEDVQQKARTAVSQDNGQEKQTANLNEESVESLLHREKDMRSDCKVEENGVSPPDRNGVEQKQRRCGPKGQTDQLLRIPSLPNGLEQESSNHSKPEETEEEQEEGFSPSPVPSKEDSITEEKEMEESKQESSDGAAVGSGSIQPKLNNRLQPVSVPFGGARPKQPVNLKLQIPQPLSGQVQNQLGQPATSRNKNQENQCRRGTPSEATPSGTEPSLVGVNGDGVVHSPAPMPSESPDNDLQAGQQGTLCRKPASSLGEVAPVWVPDSQAPVCMKCDVKFTFTKRRHHCRACGKVFCATCCSLKCRLTYMDRKEARVCVTCHSALTSAPPWETPATASNHSPNPNNPAEYCSTIPPLQQAQASGVLSSPPPTVMVPVGVLKPAGNEGTMTREQRRVWFADGLLPNGDASESPKPPTSSPAPSHSLAISTYSNKSSPPEHSEAAHTPVAPVGSPVGSSLSLIPEDGLPPILISTGVKGGTGGHITDYAVEERPSEIVLMQQLEEGGPDPLVFVLNANLLAMVKLVNYVNRKCWYVTTKGMHAVGQAEVVILLQCLPDEKTIPKDVFTHFVQLYQEALSGENTTKSSTRSPTVKLVHLHGNVLSHLSHSFFTQSFLGSKEHGGFLYISPSFQSLQDLLLPNPPYLFGILIQKWETPWAKVFPIRLMLRLGAEYRFYPCPLFSVRFRKPLFGETGHTIMNLLADFRNYQYTLPVVKGLVVDMEVRKTSIKVPSNRYNEVMCDELSWGPAAER; encoded by the exons ATGGAGAATTATTTCCAGGCCGAGGCCTTCAACCTGGACAAGGTGCTGGACGAGTTTGAGCAGAACGAAG ATGAGACGGACAATCCCATTCTCTCGGACGCCAAGTGGACCCAGATCCTGGCCCCCCCGGCCCACCTGCTCTCTCTGAACCCTGCCCTGGCCCACGCAGACCTCAGCCCCGGGGAGAGTCCGCTGCCCTTCAAAACCCTCCCCAACTCCTCCTCCAGCACCTCCCCAGGGGGAAACCCCAAAAGACATCCAGGTCTAGAACCTCCATCCTGGGTAGAGGAGAGGCCGGCAGACGTCCACAGCCCTCCCCTCCCCCAGCCCAACATCGGCAAACTGGTGGGCACCGACGACCTCTCGCCGCCCCCGGTGACGGCCTGCACTGCTGTGGAGAATGGCTGCCCTGCAAGCCCAGCACTGGGTGGGCTCAGCACGAAGATACACTCTCCTTCAGACAGATACCCTGGGGATTCTGATCAGGAACCGCATCACGAGGAAAGAGCCAACTCAGCATCAGGAGGAAGCTCCACTGTCGGTCACACTCACTTCACGTTTGAGGTTGGATCAGAaacagaaactaaaataaatcccAATGTGCAACTAACAACACAAAATGGGGAAGATGTCCAACAGAAGGCCCGTACAGCTGTTTCACAGGACAATGGTCAGGAAAAACAGACTGCAAACCTTAATGAGGAGTCTGTAGAGAGTCTCCTGCATAGAGAAAAAGACATGCGGAGTGATTGTAAGGTGGAGGAGAATGGTGTTTCTCCTCCTGACAGGAACGGAGTGGAGCAGAAGCAGAGGAGATGTGGTCCAAAGGGACAGACAGACCAACTCCTCAGAATACCAAGCCTTCCCAATGGTTTGGAGCAGGAGAGCAGTAACCATTCCAAAccagaggagacagaggaggagcaggaggaggggttttctccctctcctgtccCCTCCAAAGAGGACTCCATCACTGAGGAGAAAGAAATGGAGGAAAGTAAGCAAGAGAGCAGTGATGGAGCAGCAGTGGGGTCCGGTAGCATCCAACCAAAACTCAACAATCGGCTGCAGCCGGTCAGTGTTCCCTTCGGAGGAGCGCGGCCAAAACAGCCGGTCAACCTCAAGCTCCAAATCCCACAGCCTCTGTCGGGCCAGGTCCAGAATCAGCTCGGCCAGCCCGCCACCAGCAGGAACAAAAACCAGGAGAACCAGTGTCGTAGAGGCACGCCCTCTGAAGCTACTCCCAGTGGGACTGAGCCCAGTTTAGTGGGGGTGAACGGAGATGGTGTTGTCCACTCTCCTGCCCCGATGCCCTCAGAGAGCCCGGACAATGACCTCCAGGCCGGCCAGCAGGGCACCCTGTGCCGGAAACCTGCCAGCTCCCTGGGTGAGGTGGCCCCTGTGTGGGTCCCCGACTCCCAGGCCCCTGTCTGTATGAAATGTGATGTCAAGTTCACCTTCACCAAGAGGAGGCACCACTGCAGGGCCTGCGGCAAG GTGTTCTGTGCGACGTGCTGCAGCCTGAAGTGCAGGCTCACGTACATGGACAGGAAGGAGGCTCGCGTCTGTGTCACCTGTCATTCTGCTCTGACCAGTG CTCCACCATGGGAGACGCCGGCCACTGCAAGCAACCACAGTCCGAACCCCAACAACCCAGCAGAGTACTGCTCCACCATCCCCCCCCTGCAGCAGGCCCAGGCCTCGGGGGTCCTCAGCTCCCCTCCGCCTACCGTCATGGTGCCTGTGGGAGTCCTGAAACCAGCCGGCAACGAGG GGACCATGACGCGGGAGCAAAGGAGGGTGTGGTTCGCTGATGGACTGCTACCTAACGGAGACGCATCAGAGTCCCCAAAACCTCCAACCTCCAGTCCGGCCCCCTCCCACTCCCTGGCCATCTCCACGTACTCAAACAAATCCTCCCCTCCTGAACACTCAGAG GCCGCTCACACCCCTGTTGCCCCAGTGGGCAGCCCTGTTGGCAGCTCGCTCAGCCTGATCCCGGAGGACGGGCTCCCTCCCATCCTCATCTCCACCGGAGTCAAAGGAGGTACGGGAGGCCACATCACAG ACTATGCAGTGGAGGAGAGGCCGTCAGAGATCGTCCTcatgcagcagctggaggagggagGCCCCGACCCCCTGGTCTTCGTGCTCAACGCTAACCTGCTCGCCATGGTCAAGCTAGTCAACT atgtaaacaggaagtgctggTACGTGACGACGAAGGGCATGCACGCAGTCGGCCAAGCTGAGGTGGTCATTCTGCTCCAGTGTCTACCGGACGAGAAGACGATCCCGAAAGATGTCTTCACACACTTTGTGCAGCTCTACCAGGAGGCCCTCAGTGGTGAGAACACAACCAAAAGTTCCACCAGGAGCCCCACTGTAAAACTAGTTCACCTGCACG GCAACGTGCTGAGCCACCTGAGTCACTCGTTCTTCACGCAGAGCTTCCTGGGCAGTAAGGAGCACGGCGGCTTCCTCTACATCAGCCCCTCCTTCCAGTCGCTGCAGGACCTGCTGCTGCCCAACCCGCCCTACCTCTTCGGCATCCTCATACAGAAGTGGGAGACGCCCTGGGCCAAGGTCTTCCCCATCCGCCTCATGCTGCGGCTGGGCGCAGAGTACCGAT tctATCCCTGTCCGCTGTTCAGTGTGCGCTTCAGAAAGCCGCTCTTCGGAGAGACCGGTCACACCATCATGAATCTGCTCGCA GACTTCCGGAACTACCAGTACACGCTGCCGGTGGTGAAGGGTCTGGTTGTGGACATGGAGGTGAGGAAGACGAGCATCAAGGTCCCCAGTAACCGTTACAATGAG GTGATGTGTGACGAACTCTCCTGGGGCCCTGCAGCTGAACGGTAG